One stretch of Amycolatopsis sp. NBC_00345 DNA includes these proteins:
- a CDS encoding LLM class flavin-dependent oxidoreductase produces the protein MKIGIGLPNQVRDMDPRVLPEWARRAEAAGFSTLGTVGRTAYPGVMDTVALAAAAGATERIGLLSNVLLGPVWPPVLLAKELAGIDGVSGHRLTIGLGIGAREDDFVVDGLGPKGLGKRIDADLETYRGLWDGEPVGGGTNPGVPPGTRRVPLLFGGSAPASYARMAKWGEGYVGGSVPPEMVAPAFDQARAAWTEAGREGTPRLVAIAYYALGDPEQGRGKVRDYYSNFGDFADMIASGVRSTADDLKKAVSDFADLGADELIFNPATDHLADIEALAEIVL, from the coding sequence ATGAAGATCGGGATCGGCCTGCCGAACCAGGTGCGGGACATGGACCCCCGGGTCCTGCCCGAGTGGGCGCGGCGGGCTGAGGCGGCGGGCTTCTCGACGCTGGGCACGGTGGGCCGCACGGCGTACCCCGGCGTGATGGACACTGTCGCGCTGGCCGCGGCCGCCGGCGCGACCGAGCGGATCGGGCTGCTCAGCAACGTTCTGCTCGGCCCGGTGTGGCCGCCGGTGCTGCTGGCGAAGGAGCTCGCCGGCATCGACGGCGTCTCCGGGCACCGGCTGACGATCGGCCTCGGCATCGGCGCCCGCGAGGACGACTTCGTCGTGGACGGGCTGGGCCCGAAGGGGCTCGGCAAGCGGATCGACGCCGACCTCGAGACCTACCGCGGCCTGTGGGACGGGGAGCCCGTCGGCGGCGGGACCAACCCGGGGGTGCCGCCGGGCACGCGCCGGGTGCCGTTGCTGTTCGGCGGATCGGCGCCGGCCTCGTACGCCCGGATGGCCAAGTGGGGCGAGGGGTACGTCGGCGGTTCCGTGCCGCCGGAGATGGTGGCGCCGGCGTTCGACCAGGCCCGGGCCGCCTGGACGGAGGCGGGCCGGGAAGGCACGCCCCGGCTGGTGGCCATCGCCTACTACGCGCTCGGGGACCCGGAGCAGGGGCGGGGCAAGGTCCGGGACTACTACAGCAACTTCGGCGATTTCGCCGACATGATCGCCAGCGGGGTCCGGAGCACGGCCGACGACCTGAAGAAGGCGGTCTCGGACTTCGCGGACCTGGGCGCGGACGAGCTGATCTTCAACCCGGCCACGGACCACCTGGCCGACATCGAGGCGCTCGCCGAGATCGTGCTGTAG
- a CDS encoding DUF885 domain-containing protein, producing MTPIFQLCDDHVTAEAALDPVAATMRGIAADPAALTDYSPEGIEARAGLARRTLAALDRLTPESAQDRIAGAHLRERLEAQLAWHDLGEPLRTVKAHFGTLTSVRDTVDMLPRTGDEDWRVIALRLAGVETMLAGWRSALGEGLDRGLPAARRQALETAAQADQYVGKHETLLAGYGDGPLSGELRAAADAAYRGYAGLAAYLRDEYAPRATEVDGVGAERYAAGARLSLGADVDLAEAYEWGWAELERIERELATEAARVRPGASVAQAQELLDAAHSVDGEESYLDWLRATHDRALEAAAEHFDIPEPLQALDVTIAHGSASGAPYYTGPSEDGARPGRTWWPLGGRERFAVWRELTTVFHEGVPGHHLQVGTASLAADRVSRFARVHSVSGHAEGWALYAERLADELGWYTGPGTRLGMLSGSALRAARVVIDIGAHLDLPLPDGSRWDFGTACRVLHERGLAGQHQVHAEVVRYFGWPGQAIAYKLGERAWLQAREEASARPGFTLRAWHHDALAVGPVGLAALQDALRTTA from the coding sequence CATCGCGGCCGACCCCGCCGCGCTGACCGACTACAGCCCCGAAGGCATCGAAGCCCGAGCCGGGCTGGCCCGCCGCACACTCGCGGCACTGGACCGGCTCACGCCCGAGTCGGCGCAGGACCGGATCGCGGGCGCGCACCTGCGCGAGCGGCTGGAGGCGCAGCTCGCCTGGCACGACCTCGGCGAGCCGCTGCGCACCGTCAAGGCGCACTTCGGGACCCTGACCTCGGTGCGCGACACCGTGGACATGCTCCCGCGCACCGGTGACGAAGACTGGCGCGTGATCGCCCTGCGGCTGGCCGGGGTGGAGACCATGCTGGCCGGCTGGCGTTCGGCGCTGGGCGAAGGCCTGGACCGGGGCCTGCCCGCGGCGCGGCGCCAGGCGCTGGAGACGGCCGCGCAGGCCGACCAGTACGTGGGGAAACACGAGACCCTGCTGGCCGGCTACGGCGACGGCCCGCTGTCCGGTGAACTGCGCGCCGCGGCCGACGCCGCCTACCGCGGGTATGCCGGGCTGGCCGCGTATCTGCGCGACGAGTACGCGCCGCGCGCGACCGAGGTGGACGGCGTCGGCGCCGAGCGTTACGCGGCGGGCGCGCGGCTGAGCCTGGGGGCGGACGTCGACCTGGCCGAGGCGTACGAGTGGGGCTGGGCCGAGCTGGAGCGGATCGAGCGCGAGCTGGCGACGGAGGCCGCGCGGGTGCGTCCGGGCGCGAGCGTCGCGCAGGCGCAGGAACTGCTGGACGCCGCGCACAGCGTGGACGGCGAAGAGTCCTATTTGGACTGGCTGCGCGCCACCCACGACCGCGCACTCGAAGCGGCGGCGGAGCACTTCGACATCCCGGAACCCCTGCAAGCGCTGGACGTGACGATCGCGCACGGTTCGGCGTCCGGCGCGCCGTACTACACCGGCCCGAGCGAGGACGGCGCCCGGCCGGGCCGCACCTGGTGGCCGCTGGGCGGGCGGGAGCGGTTCGCCGTGTGGCGGGAGCTGACCACGGTGTTCCACGAGGGCGTGCCGGGCCACCACCTGCAGGTCGGCACCGCGAGCCTGGCCGCCGACCGGGTCAGCCGCTTCGCGCGGGTCCACTCGGTCAGCGGCCACGCCGAAGGCTGGGCGCTCTACGCGGAGCGCCTGGCGGACGAACTCGGCTGGTACACCGGGCCCGGTACCCGGCTGGGCATGCTGTCGGGCTCGGCGCTGCGGGCCGCCCGCGTGGTCATCGACATCGGCGCCCACCTGGACCTGCCGCTGCCGGACGGCTCCCGCTGGGACTTCGGCACCGCCTGCCGTGTCCTGCACGAGCGCGGCCTGGCCGGACAGCACCAGGTGCACGCCGAGGTGGTCCGCTACTTCGGCTGGCCGGGCCAGGCCATCGCGTACAAACTCGGCGAACGCGCCTGGCTCCAGGCCCGCGAGGAAGCGTCGGCCCGCCCGGGTTTCACGCTGCGCGCCTGGCACCACGACGCGCTGGCGGTCGGCCCGGTCGGCCTGGCCGCCCTGCAGGACGCCTTGCGCACGACCGCCTGA